TGATCGAGGGCGCTTGCGCTTTTCTAATCCCGCATTTACGGGCAGCCAACCATGAAGCAGACATCACCAGCAAGGATGCAAAATTTAATGTTTTATTTTCATGGGAGTAAAACCCCTACTTAAAGTCTTAAGTGAAACGACAAGAGTAGGTGGGGGATAGCTGCCCGTAAATGTCTGATTGGTTCAAGGGCCTTTATGTCATGCCCTTGGGTGCTGACAATCAGTGGGGACGGCAACTGATTGAAGTTTCACTTTATTTAGATAAATAGGAAGGGCGTATAATGTCCCAATTATTTTTCTCATTTGCATCCGAAGTAGACACCATCTAGAGCCGTAAAGGATGTCGAAAATTGTAAACGGTAACAACGTGTCCAAATAAAATAAATTTTCTAAAAATTATTGCAAATCAGATAAATAGACTATATAATAGAAAAAAATAAATAAAGGGGACGTTACTTTGGAACAAAGTGTTAACAGTTTACAGTTAACTTTTGAAAAAAAGGTTGCCGTTGTTACAGGAGCGGCCCATGGGATTGGCAGATCCATATGTAAGGAATTTGCTAGACGTGGCGCAACTGTAGTTGCAACGGATATTTTAGAAGAGCCACTAACTGAATCGAAACAAGAAATCGAAAAGGTGTCCTCAACAGGAAAAGTTTCTACATACGTTTGTGACGTTACAAACTCCAGTCAGATAAACAACTTTATTACCGATGTGATCAAACAGAATAACCAGATTGATATTTTAGTGAATGTAGCTGGAGGTGTTGTTGGGCAAGTACATCAGCCAGTGGAGAATGTAAGTGACGAGGAGTGGCAAAAAGTTATAGATGTGAATTTGAAATCAGCGTTTTATATGGTTCGTGCGGTCACCCCATATATGAAAGAGAAAAACTACGGAAGAATCGTCAATATTTCTAGTGGGGCTGGTAGAAGTAGCAGTTTAACCGGAATTCAAGCCTATACTAGTGCGAAAGCGGGTCAGATTGGTTTTACGAGACAGATGGCAAGAGAGCTTGGGCAATATGGTATTACCGTAAATAATGTTGCTCCGGGTTTTGTGTTATCTAACCCTTCTACACAAAAACAATGGGAAGCCATGACAAAAGAAGAGCAAGAAAGACTAGTTGATTCGATTTCAGTCAAAAGGCTGGGTAATCCAGAAGATATTGCATATCCTGTTCTGTTTTTCGCTTCAGATTTTGCTCGATATGTAAGTGGGCAGGTCATTTCTGCAGATGGAGGACTACAACTTTTCTAGGAGGGAACCTCATGTCAATTACTATTATAGGGGCCGGGGCCATTGGCGGTGTTCTTGGAGCATACTTAGTTCGCGAAGGCCATGAAGTTGTTTTTTGCGATATAGCAGAACCCCATGTTAACAAAATAAATAAAGAGGGGCTGACCATTGAAGGCCCTGATGAAACCTTTACCATAAAAGCACCAGCTTTTACTCCACAACAATTACTTGAAAAAAAACAACCATTAGATACCGTATTCCTTTGTGTCAAAGCCCATCATACTGAATCTGCCTTAAAACCCTTAATCTCGTTATTCCATGAAAATTCACAAGTTGTTTCCTTACAAAACGGTTTATGTGAACATCAAATTGCAAAGTTAATTGGAAAGACAAGAACCATCGGATGTTTTGTAAACTTTTCAGCAGATTATATAGAGCCAGGCAAAATTTTATATGGGGGAGTTGCTTCGTTATACCTTGGAGAACTGAATGGGGAAGTGACCACTAGAATCGTTGACTTAAAAGATAAACTTCAATGTTGGGGGCCAGCTCAAGTTACTGACAATATTTGGGGTTACCTTTGGGGGAAGATGTCCTATGCTGGTTTGCTCTATGCAACCGCATTGGTTGATGACACGATGGCGGCAGTTGTTAGAAAGCTGGATTTACGAGAAACCTTAATGGAGATCTGTTCAGAAATACTTGAAATAGCGGAAAAGGAAGGAGTTGCTCCACTAGGATTTGATGACTGGGAACCGACTCTTGTTTATCCCAGAGAAAAGCGTGATGAGAATGTATTGAATCAACAATTAGAAAAGTTGGCTCACCGAATGGCTACTAATAAGAAAACAAAGAGTGGAATTTGGCGGGACTTAGCCGTAAGAAAACGAAAGACAGAGGTGGATGCACAACTCGTGCCTATCCTTGAAATTGGAGAAAAATATCAAGTTCATACTCCTCTGTTGCAAGCACTCGTACTAGGAATTAAAGAGATTGAAATGGGAGCAAGACAGATGAGTTGGGACAATCTTTACGAGCTCAAGCAAATCTATCAATCTCTTTCCAATAAAGCAAGTTCATTTAGGAGTGGAAAACCATGATATTGGATAATCGAAATCTATCAGATGACGTAGCGAAAATTATTAGAAAAATGATACTCAATGGAGAGTTGAAAGCAGGTGATAGAATCAATCA
The Bacillaceae bacterium S4-13-56 DNA segment above includes these coding regions:
- a CDS encoding SDR family NAD(P)-dependent oxidoreductase, which translates into the protein MEQSVNSLQLTFEKKVAVVTGAAHGIGRSICKEFARRGATVVATDILEEPLTESKQEIEKVSSTGKVSTYVCDVTNSSQINNFITDVIKQNNQIDILVNVAGGVVGQVHQPVENVSDEEWQKVIDVNLKSAFYMVRAVTPYMKEKNYGRIVNISSGAGRSSSLTGIQAYTSAKAGQIGFTRQMARELGQYGITVNNVAPGFVLSNPSTQKQWEAMTKEEQERLVDSISVKRLGNPEDIAYPVLFFASDFARYVSGQVISADGGLQLF
- a CDS encoding 2-dehydropantoate 2-reductase, with the translated sequence MSITIIGAGAIGGVLGAYLVREGHEVVFCDIAEPHVNKINKEGLTIEGPDETFTIKAPAFTPQQLLEKKQPLDTVFLCVKAHHTESALKPLISLFHENSQVVSLQNGLCEHQIAKLIGKTRTIGCFVNFSADYIEPGKILYGGVASLYLGELNGEVTTRIVDLKDKLQCWGPAQVTDNIWGYLWGKMSYAGLLYATALVDDTMAAVVRKLDLRETLMEICSEILEIAEKEGVAPLGFDDWEPTLVYPREKRDENVLNQQLEKLAHRMATNKKTKSGIWRDLAVRKRKTEVDAQLVPILEIGEKYQVHTPLLQALVLGIKEIEMGARQMSWDNLYELKQIYQSLSNKASSFRSGKP